CAAGCTTGTTGTTGTTGTTGCAACCGGACTTCGGAACAACCGCAGTGCTCGCTGCCACGTTGTTCGCGATGGCGTGGTTGGCGCGTGCACAGTGGCAGATGATGGTGGGCTCGACACTGGTGATGGGCGTGCTCGGTGTCTTTGTTGTGCTTTCTGAGCAATACCGAATCGAGCGGTTGCTGTCGTTTTCCAACCCGTTCGCTGATCCCTTTGGGCACGGTTATCAACTGGCCAATGCTTTGATTGCCATCGGTACGGGCGGCGTTTGGGGACGCGGTCTGGGTGAGAGCATCCAAAAATTATCCTACCTGCCTGAAGCACACACCGATTTTATTTTTGCCGTATTGGCGGAAGAACTGGGGTTGATCGGGGTGATTGCCCTGATCGGGCTGTACGGTCTCATCGTCTGGCGCGGGTTTGTGATTGCCAATATGGCGTGGAAGGAAAATCAGATTGCCGGTGCGGCGTTGGCCTGGGGCATCAGCGTGTGGATCGGGATGCAGGCGCTGATCAACATGGGTGTGAATATGGGCGTGCTGCCAACCAAGGGGCTCACCTTGCCGCTGATGAGTTATGGCGGTTCGGCCATGATCGTGGCACTGATTTCGCTGGGGTTTTTGATGCGGGTGCACCACGAGGCGGCCATGGTGGCCGAGCTGCGTGAAGCGCAGATGACGAAGCGACAGCAGGATGCATCGATACGGACAAAGGAGGTGTTGTCATGACCAGTCAGGAAAAACCTCTTGTTTATGTGATGGCCGGTGGTACGGGTGGGCATGTCATCCCCGCTTTGGCCGTGGCTCGTGGCCTTGCCGAAAAAGGCTATGCCATTCGTTGGCTCGGCACGACCGCGGGTATTGAGGCCCGACTCGTGCCGGAAGCCGGCTTCCCGATCGACTGGCTCACCATTGGCGGCCTGCGGGGCAAAAACCTGCTGACACGCCTGTTGACGCCCCTGCGACTCATTCGCGCTGTATTTGCCGCCAGAAAATATTTTGCCCGCAACAAGCCCGCCCTTGTTCTGGGATTGGGCGGCTACGCCTCCGGGCCCGGCGGATTGGCTGCGCGTTGGTTGGGTCTCCCGTTGGTGATTCACGAACAAAATGCAATCGCCGGTTTGACTAATCGTGTGCTGGCCCGAATTGCCAACCAGACGCTTGCCGCCTATCTGAACGCGTTTCCTCGCGTGCCACAGGCATTCACGGTTGTCGGCAATCCGGTGCGCGCGGACATCGTGGGTATGCCCGGTGTGGTGCAGCGGCAGATCGGTCATCGTGGCCCGGTTCGCGTTCTGGTACTCGGCGGAAGTCTGGGTGCGAAAGCACTGAACGACACGGTGCCATCCGCACTGTCCCGGGTTAGCCCGCAGTTGCCGATTTCAGTCTGGCATCAGACGGGGATCAAAAACATCGAATCCACCCAGACCAATTACAAACAATGCAAATGGGCGGACGGTAGTGATTACCGCGTCGTGCCGTTTATTGACGACATGGCGCAAGCCTATGCCTGGGCCGATTTTGTGATTGCGCGTGCGGGTGCCCTGACTGTGGCCGAGATCAGCGTCGCAGGCATCGGCGCGTTGTTCGTGCCGTTCCCCCATGCCGTCGATGACCACCAGACTCACAACGCAGAACCCCTCGTTCAGTCCGGCGCGGCGCTCTTGATGCAGCAGCGGGATATGACTGTGGAGCGGTTGGTCGATTCACTTGTCCCCGTGTTGAGCGACCCGGATCGGCTGCGGGAGATGGCACTGGCCGCACGCGAGCGGGCGTTGCCCAAGGCAACAGAAACCATGGTGCGTATCTGTATTGAAACCATGAAAAAACAGCATAAGGCGGCCACATGATTAATCCCGCCATGATCAATTCAGTCGGGGGCACCCATCGCCCCGTTGCCGATATCCGTATGCGGCAGGTACGGCACCTGCATTTCGTCGGTATCGGCGGAGCGGGGATGAGCGGTATCGCCGAGGTGATGAAAACCTTGGGATTCACCGTGACAGGATCGGATGTGGCGGAATCCGCTGCCGTGATCCGCTTGCGCCAACTCGGCATTCCGGTACAGATCGGCCATGCGGCCGCGCATGTCTGCGATGCGGATGTCATCGTGATTTCTACCGCTGTGAAGGCCGATAACCCCGAACTGGCCGCAGCTCAGGCCAAACGCCTGCCGATCGTACGCCGCGCAGAAATGCTGGCCGAACTGATGCGCTTCCGTATCGGTCTTGCCGTGGCCGGTACGCACGGTAAAACCACGACGACTTCATTGTTGGCGGCGATTCTGGCCGAAGCAGGTTGGGATCCGACCTACGTGATCGGCGGCAAGCTGTTGTCCAGTTCGTCCAATGCACGGCTTGGGCGGGGCGAATATCTGGTGGCCGAGGCGGACGAGTCCGATGCTTCGTTCCTGCATTTGCAGCCGCACGTCGCCATCGTGACCAACATCGATGCCGACCATCTTGAAACCTATGACGGCAATTTCGAACGATTGGTCGATCACTTCATCGAATTTCTGCATAACCTGCCGTTCTACGGATTGGCGGTGCTCTGCGCCGATGATCCGGTTGCCGCGGGAATCACCGCGCGGGTTGGCCGACAGGTGCTGACCTACGGTATCGATCAGCCCGCCGACGTGCGTGCAACCGACGTGTACTCGGATGGTTTCGGCAGCCGTTTCGTGGTCAATCTGCCGAACCAGACTCAATTCGACTGCCGTTTGGCCATGCCGGGGCGCCATAACGTGCTCAATGCGCTGGCGGCAATTACCGTTGCGCAGGATCTGGGTGTGCCGGTGGCCGCCATTCAACAGGCGCTGACCAGTTTTCAGGGTGTCGGTCGCCGACTTGAGCGTCGCGGAGCGTTGGCGATCAAAGGCAAGAAGCTGCCTCTGATCGACGATTACGGCCACCATCCGCGTGAAGTGGAAGCCACGCTTCAAGCCGTGCGTGCGGCTTGGCCCGATGTTCGTTTGGTCGTGATTTTCCAACCGCACCGCTTTAGCCGGACCCGCGATTTATTCGAGGATTTCGTTCGTGTGTTGTCCACGGTCGATCACCTCATTTTGCTGGATGTGTATGCCGCGGGCGAAGCGCCGATTGCCGGTGCCGATGGCCGAAGTCTTGCCCGCGCGATTCGCAACCGGGGCCAGGTTGATCCGGTGTTTGTCGTAGGCGCAGACGAGGCGGCAGCGGTGCTGCCGGACATCATTCCTGAAAATGAATTGGATCAGCCGATGCTCGTTCTCACGTTGGGCGCGGGCAATGTCGGCAGCCTGCCTGCCTTACTGCTGAACCGTTATGGAGAGCAAAGCCATGCGTGATCCCGCCGTATTTGGCCGCGTGTTGTTGCTGTTGGGCGGTTGGTCGTCCGAACGAGTTATTTCGCTCAAAAGCGGTGAAACCGTTCTGGGCGCGCTGCAACGTGCAGGCATCGATGTGACGGCTATGGATGTCCGGCGCGATTTTCTGCCCGAGTTGTTGGCTGCGCACCAAGCCAAGCCCTTCGACCGTGCGTTCATCATCCTGCATGGCCGCGGTGGCGAAGACGGTCAGATTCAGGCTGTTCTTGAGTTGCTGGGTATTCCCTACACGGGGACTTCGATGGGCGGTTCCGCCATCGGGATGGACAAGCTCGCCTGCAAGCGGATCTGGCGTGGCGAAGGTTTGCCAACACCGCCTTGGGCGGTCGTGGCTACCGAGATAGAAGCCCATCGCGCATTGGATTCTCTTGGTTTGCCGGTGATGGTCAAACCGGTGGCAGAGGGGTCGAGCGTCGGTGTCGCCAAGGTTGATCAACCGGATCAGTTGGCGGCCGCTTTCCGCGAAGCAGCACGTTATGGACAGGTGATGATGGAGCGCTACATCCGTGGCGGCGAATACACCGTTTCACTGCTGGGTGGCCGCGCATTACCCGTGATTCGACTCTCCACGCCGCACGATTTTTATGATTTCGACGCCAAGTATCTGGCAAACGATACCGAATACACCATTCCGAGCGGGTTGAGTGCCGAGGAAGAATCCGCCATGCAGGCAATCGCGCTCAAAGCGTTCGAACAGATCGGAGGATCGGGTTGGGGGCGGGTCGATTTCATGCGTGACGAGCACGGTCAGAATTGGTTGATCGAAGTCAACACCGTGCCGGGCATGACCGATCACTCGTTGGTGCCGATGGCCGCCCGCGCGGTCGGGATCGAGATCGAGGAATTGTGTCTGGGTATTTTGGCGCAGACGCTGCCTGACGAGTCGAAATCAACAGAGGGCTCCGCCAATGGTCGGGAACACGATTGACGATGGCCGCTGCATCACGTCCCGTTCAAGCCAGGCCGAAGTCGCCTTCACTGCGCGAGCAGTGGGATGCGTTTGCACAAATGGCGATACGCCTGCTGACGGTGCTGTTCAACTGGGCCATTACCTTTGCTTTGCTGGGCATGCTGGGTCTTGCGGGTTGGGCATTCTGGCAAAAGCTTCAGGTGCCGGTAGCGCATGTCGTCGTTCAGGGAGCGACACCCGAGGCGAGTGCGGATTGGGTTCGACGGGATTTGAGTGCCGTCATTGGTCAGGACATATGGCAGGTCGATCTCAACGCCGTGCAGGCGCAGTTGCTGAAAAACACCTGGCTGACGCGCGCCGACGTGCGCCGGGTCTGGCCGGATACGTTGGTGGTACAGATCGCGATTCATCATCCGATCGCGCGTTGGCAGGGCGATCAGTTGCTGGATTCCGATGGTTCTGTGTTCCAACCCAACGGCATGTCGCGGGGTCTGGCAAATACCGAGGCATTGCCAAACCTGAGTGGGCCCGATGGAAGACAGTGGGCGGTGTGGGAGCGTTATTTGTCGCTCAAGCCCGCATTAGCCGCCGAAGGTCTGGAGATGACCGGATTGATCGAGAACTCACGTGGTTCGCTGGATGTGATGGTGCAGGGCGGTACGAAAATCCGTCTCGGTACAGAACAGATCGAATCGCGATTGCAGCGTCTGCTGGACGTGTACCAGAAAACGCTGGTGGGCAAGCTCGATCAGATCGCAGTGATCGATCTGCGCTACACGAACGGTTTTGCAGTGCAGTGGCGAAATCCGCCCGCTGCACCGAAGAAAAAGAAATGATGCCAATAACCTGGAAGTCGAGATAAGCACATGGCAATTGCAGTACGAAAAGGGGAACGGGATTTGGTGGTCGGCCTGGACGTGGGCACCAGTAAGGTCGCCGCGCTTGTGGGGGAGTATGACGCCGACGGCAACCTGAGCCTGATCGGGTTCGGGCAGTCGCCGACCAACAAGGGGTTGCGGCGCGGTTCGGTTGTGGATATCGAGTCGACATCCTTCGCGATTCAGCGCGCGATCGATGCCGCTGGCGCCATGTCCAATTGCGAGATTGGCTCGGTCTGGGTCGGTGTGGCCGGAGATCATGTCATCAGCATGGATTCGAAAGGCATGACGGGAACCGCCGGCCGTGAGATTACCGCGGCGGATATCCATCAGGTCGTACAGTCGGCCAAGGCCGTCAAGATCCCGGACGGGCAGCAGATTCTGTACAGCGAACCGCAAGAATTTCGGATCGACGGACAGGACGGCATCCGCAAGCCGCAGGGCATGACAGGGCATCGACTCGAAGCCGACGTGCACATCGTGACAACGGCCACCAACAACGTGCAGAACATCGTCAAGTGTGTGGAACGCTGCGGTCTGGCGGTCACGGGCACTGTGCTCGATCCGATTGCGGCGGCCACAGCGGTGCTCAATGACGATGAAAAAGAGCTGGGCGTCGCGCTGATCGATATCGGTGGTGGTACCACTGATATCGCCATCTATACCCGGGGCGCGTTGCGCTACACCACCGTGTTGCCGATTGCCGGCGAGCAGATCACCAATGATCTGGCTTATGGCCTGACCACACCACCGGCGCAAGCAGAAGAAATCAAACGTAAATTCGCCAGCCTGCACCCGCTCGACGATCGGGCACAGGACGAAGAAATCGAAGTGCCCGGTGTGAGCGGTCGTCAGCCCCGACGGATTTCGCGCGACACCATGATGCGCATTTGCCGCCCCCGCGTGGAAGAAATCTTGGGATATATCCAGGAAGCCATTCGACGCTCCGGATATCACGAAATGATCAATGCAGGCGTGGTGCTCACCGGCGGAACCGCCGCGATGCCCGGCCTAGTGGAGCTTTGCGAAGATTTTCTGCAAATGCCCACCCGCCTCGGTTTGCCGCAAGGCATCAGTGGCAACCACGATGCATTAAAGAATCCAGCCAACGCGACCGGCGTCGGCTTGATCCTGCACGGACGAAGACTGGAAGCCCAGGGCGGAATCCCTGCGCCCGTCGGCGTGCAGGCTGAACCCCCGCTTGATCGGCTTAAACGCTGGTTCAAAGAGCATTTTTAATCTGTTTTTATCACCTCAATGGCCCACACCCATTGAATTTTGTTTGTTATTGAAGGAGACGACATCATGACTTGGAATATGGTAGAAGTTCAGCACGAAGGCGCAAAAATCAAAGTGATCGGCGTTGGCGGCGGCGGCGGCAACGCAGTAGCCCACATGCTGACCAAAGAGCTGGAAGGCATCGATTACATCTGCGCGAACACCGACTCCCAAGCTCTGCGCAAGAGTCAGGCACATTCCCAGCTGCAAATCGGCAGCAACATCACCAAGGGCCTGGGTGCCGGTGCCGATCCTGAGCTCGGCCGTCAGGCTGCGCTGGAAGATCGCGAGCAGATTCAGGAAGCCATCAAAGACGCGAACATGCTGTTCATCACGACCGGCATGGGCGGTGGCACCGGTACCGGTGCGGCACCCGTCATTGCGCAGATCGCTAAAGATATGAATATCCTGACCGTCGCCGTCGTGACTCGTCCGTTCAGCTTCGAAGGGAAGAAACGCACCAAGACTGCGCTCGAAGGCATTGCCGAACTCGAGAAGCAGGTTGATTCACTGATCGTGATTCCCAACGACAAACTCACCGCCGTCATGGGCAAGAGCGCGTCGTTGAAAGATGCCTTCGCCTCAGCCAACGAAGTGCTCTTCACCGCCGTATCCGGCATTTCCGAACTGATTACCCGTCCGGGCGAAATCAACCTCGACTTCGCCGACGTACGCGCGATCATGACCGAAAAAGGGACCGCCATGATGGGTACCGGCATCGGTCACGGCGATAACCGCGCTGCAGAAGCCGCTGAAGCCGCCATCCACAGCCCGCTGCTTGACGACATCAACCTCACCGGTGCCGATGGCATTCTGGTGAATGTATCCTCAAACGGCGACCTCTCGATCGGTGAATTCATGGAAATCGGCGAACTGGTTCAGGCGCTGGCCGGTGACGAGGCGCTGGTTAAAGTGGGCACCGCCATTGATGAAAGCCTGGAAGGCTCACTCCGTGTCACCCTGGTTGCGACGGGTTTAGTCCGCAATACCGTGATCGCAGAAGAGCGCAAACCTCGTGTCGTCGTGCATAACGAAAGTCCGCGCGCGGCTGTTTCGGAGCAGGAATCGCAATCAGCGCCAATGCGTCACGCCGTGGCCCAGGTGCGTGGGAATACCGCCATTAATATGGACGTGATCGATATCCCTTCATTCCTGCGTCAACAGGCAGACTAATGTTTCGATTCGTGATGGGTTGGGCCAAAGCTGCCAACGTGGGACGCAGCACACAAAGAGTGCGCGCAACTCCTCATTGGGGCACCGAGGCAAATCCGAGTGCGAGTTTTGGCTTTGAATTGATGTTGAAGTGCAGAAACCGGAGCCTTGATTTTCAGCTGGGTTTTTAGCCATAGGAACAGGTAAAAGGCCGTCATTCATCCGGCAGGTTCTGTTGTCTCCGGAACAGGACGGGTGAAGTGATGTCATCGACCGCGCAGCAAAGTTGGGTTTGCTGTGCGGTTTTTTTTGGTCGCTTGCAATATAATTGCCAACCTATCTTTTTAGAGCAGTGAGAAAACCAAGGAGTGGAGATGATGAAAATGAATGTGCGTTTGTTGACGGCGATGGCTTGCGTCATAGCCTTGAGCGGCTGTGCTCAGGTCGCGCATCTGACCGAAGGAAGTCAAACGGATCAGGAGCAGAAAAGCGCTGGCGTGAAACCGCAAGAGGCAGCCCCAGCTATCTCATCAACCGCCAAGGACAAACCCGCAGCACAAGGAAGCCATACAGAGGCTACTGAGGCGGAGTCAAAGCGCGGTATTTACGGCAACCCACCGCGCCACAGTCCATTTGCCAAGTTGAAACTGGGTATGTCGTCGAAACAGGTTACTGATTTAATCGGTGAGCCGACGGATCAAAAATCGTATATGACGGGAAAGATCTGGATTCCCTTCTATTTTGGTAGCGATCGTGCACGACTGGAATACCGTTACAAAGGACAAGGCGTGCTGACCTTCGTCGGTGGCGGTGGATTTGTCTCCAGCAACTTCACCCTGTATCGGGTGATCTACAACCCCAAGGAAGAAGGTTACGAGCACTGATCCTATCTGCTCTGGCTAAATAAAAACCCCCGACCTGGTTCTATCAGTTCGGGGGTTTTGTTTGGTGGGCCCAGCAGGACTTGAACCTGCGACCGCTCTTCAATACTCAACTGTTTGTAGATTTTTCCCATGCAACATTATCCCCATAAAATGTTGCACTTGGGTTTTGAGCGCGCCGACTTTAACCCAAACCCCGTTTACACAAAATTCGGGACACCCCCGTCATCGGGCAAGACAATTTCAGCGCAAGATCGGATCGATTCCGTGCCCGTACTAGTGAGGATGGTATTTTGTGCCCGCTGGTCAGCGGTTCAGGCGTTTGTCGAAGGCGAAGGACGTTGGTTGGGTGTCGAGCACCAGCTCCTTGAAGCGATCCATGCCGGGGTTGAGAAGCACGTTGTAGGACTCGGGGCTGGTGGCGCTGGGTACGATTAGGCCGATAGAGCTTTCGCTTTGCACCCATTCGTCACCGATATGGCGCGTTTCCATGCCACTAGGCTCCGAATCCCAGTCATTTGGCAGGTCTTGCGGTTCCAGTCGCCGTAGGTCCGATTCAGGGATATCCACGACGAAGTACGAGAAGTCCGTCAGGTGCGGCGAATCCTGCAGGTGCACCAGAATCTCGAGCTGGGCCAGCGCCAAGCTGTCCGAGGCGTAGACCATGGCTACGTCTTTGCTGTTCCACCGGCCGCCGGCGATGGCCGCACCTTTGCCTAGCCACGCATCATTCACATATTTGGTCTTGATGATGCGGTAGACCTTCATGAATAGACGCCGTACTCGATGCGGGTGATCAGGTCCATAACCTCCACCGCGCCGGTTTCGGAATGGAGTAGATCGCCAGGCTTCGTGCCGCCCAGCGCTGGGGCCGGGGTTTCAAGCCAGCTCTTGGCCGCGTCGGTGTCACCCTCGAACAGGTTCACGGCCGCCTCGTACACGCGCATCACCCGCAAGGCGCTCTCGCCTTCTGCTGCACTCAGGGTGCCGGATTTGGCGCGACGCTTGAGATTGTGCGGCTTAATGCCGGACCAGTGCAGGAACACGGTCTGCGGTAC
This region of Halothiobacillus neapolitanus c2 genomic DNA includes:
- a CDS encoding RES family NAD+ phosphorylase gives rise to the protein MKVYRIIKTKYVNDAWLGKGAAIAGGRWNSKDVAMVYASDSLALAQLEILVHLQDSPHLTDFSYFVVDIPESDLRRLEPQDLPNDWDSEPSGMETRHIGDEWVQSESSIGLIVPSATSPESYNVLLNPGMDRFKELVLDTQPTSFAFDKRLNR
- a CDS encoding antitoxin Xre/MbcA/ParS toxin-binding domain-containing protein — encoded protein: MLPFPPARRGEYMSTTADITDNGPSKVERFRPSRTRQSGPTRVTDVVELYVPHAHGAELVRFIHQGLDLRIVKDASASINVPQTVFLHWSGIKPHNLKRRAKSGTLSAAEGESALRVMRVYEAAVNLFEGDTDAAKSWLETPAPALGGTKPGDLLHSETGAVEVMDLITRIEYGVYS
- the murG gene encoding undecaprenyldiphospho-muramoylpentapeptide beta-N-acetylglucosaminyltransferase, whose product is MTSQEKPLVYVMAGGTGGHVIPALAVARGLAEKGYAIRWLGTTAGIEARLVPEAGFPIDWLTIGGLRGKNLLTRLLTPLRLIRAVFAARKYFARNKPALVLGLGGYASGPGGLAARWLGLPLVIHEQNAIAGLTNRVLARIANQTLAAYLNAFPRVPQAFTVVGNPVRADIVGMPGVVQRQIGHRGPVRVLVLGGSLGAKALNDTVPSALSRVSPQLPISVWHQTGIKNIESTQTNYKQCKWADGSDYRVVPFIDDMAQAYAWADFVIARAGALTVAEISVAGIGALFVPFPHAVDDHQTHNAEPLVQSGAALLMQQRDMTVERLVDSLVPVLSDPDRLREMALAARERALPKATETMVRICIETMKKQHKAAT
- a CDS encoding D-alanine--D-alanine ligase yields the protein MRDPAVFGRVLLLLGGWSSERVISLKSGETVLGALQRAGIDVTAMDVRRDFLPELLAAHQAKPFDRAFIILHGRGGEDGQIQAVLELLGIPYTGTSMGGSAIGMDKLACKRIWRGEGLPTPPWAVVATEIEAHRALDSLGLPVMVKPVAEGSSVGVAKVDQPDQLAAAFREAARYGQVMMERYIRGGEYTVSLLGGRALPVIRLSTPHDFYDFDAKYLANDTEYTIPSGLSAEEESAMQAIALKAFEQIGGSGWGRVDFMRDEHGQNWLIEVNTVPGMTDHSLVPMAARAVGIEIEELCLGILAQTLPDESKSTEGSANGREHD
- a CDS encoding cell division protein FtsQ/DivIB, with product MAAASRPVQARPKSPSLREQWDAFAQMAIRLLTVLFNWAITFALLGMLGLAGWAFWQKLQVPVAHVVVQGATPEASADWVRRDLSAVIGQDIWQVDLNAVQAQLLKNTWLTRADVRRVWPDTLVVQIAIHHPIARWQGDQLLDSDGSVFQPNGMSRGLANTEALPNLSGPDGRQWAVWERYLSLKPALAAEGLEMTGLIENSRGSLDVMVQGGTKIRLGTEQIESRLQRLLDVYQKTLVGKLDQIAVIDLRYTNGFAVQWRNPPAAPKKKK
- the ftsW gene encoding putative lipid II flippase FtsW, translated to MNRTVQKLLPWLTASAQDVEKVRNESIRLDPILMVAVLALLAWGLVMVTSASMELGERFGNPFFFVIRQTIAVVIGASITVWLVLRQPIALWVEYKLWILIASLLLLLVVLLPGIGHSVNGANRWIPLGPVNIQVSEFARLGLIIWMAGYIATHTIKLQNRITGMLGPGVVIFAASLLLLLQPDFGTTAVLAATLFAMAWLARAQWQMMVGSTLVMGVLGVFVVLSEQYRIERLLSFSNPFADPFGHGYQLANALIAIGTGGVWGRGLGESIQKLSYLPEAHTDFIFAVLAEELGLIGVIALIGLYGLIVWRGFVIANMAWKENQIAGAALAWGISVWIGMQALINMGVNMGVLPTKGLTLPLMSYGGSAMIVALISLGFLMRVHHEAAMVAELREAQMTKRQQDASIRTKEVLS
- the ftsZ gene encoding cell division protein FtsZ gives rise to the protein MTWNMVEVQHEGAKIKVIGVGGGGGNAVAHMLTKELEGIDYICANTDSQALRKSQAHSQLQIGSNITKGLGAGADPELGRQAALEDREQIQEAIKDANMLFITTGMGGGTGTGAAPVIAQIAKDMNILTVAVVTRPFSFEGKKRTKTALEGIAELEKQVDSLIVIPNDKLTAVMGKSASLKDAFASANEVLFTAVSGISELITRPGEINLDFADVRAIMTEKGTAMMGTGIGHGDNRAAEAAEAAIHSPLLDDINLTGADGILVNVSSNGDLSIGEFMEIGELVQALAGDEALVKVGTAIDESLEGSLRVTLVATGLVRNTVIAEERKPRVVVHNESPRAAVSEQESQSAPMRHAVAQVRGNTAINMDVIDIPSFLRQQAD
- the murC gene encoding UDP-N-acetylmuramate--L-alanine ligase is translated as MINPAMINSVGGTHRPVADIRMRQVRHLHFVGIGGAGMSGIAEVMKTLGFTVTGSDVAESAAVIRLRQLGIPVQIGHAAAHVCDADVIVISTAVKADNPELAAAQAKRLPIVRRAEMLAELMRFRIGLAVAGTHGKTTTTSLLAAILAEAGWDPTYVIGGKLLSSSSNARLGRGEYLVAEADESDASFLHLQPHVAIVTNIDADHLETYDGNFERLVDHFIEFLHNLPFYGLAVLCADDPVAAGITARVGRQVLTYGIDQPADVRATDVYSDGFGSRFVVNLPNQTQFDCRLAMPGRHNVLNALAAITVAQDLGVPVAAIQQALTSFQGVGRRLERRGALAIKGKKLPLIDDYGHHPREVEATLQAVRAAWPDVRLVVIFQPHRFSRTRDLFEDFVRVLSTVDHLILLDVYAAGEAPIAGADGRSLARAIRNRGQVDPVFVVGADEAAAVLPDIIPENELDQPMLVLTLGAGNVGSLPALLLNRYGEQSHA
- the ftsA gene encoding cell division protein FtsA → MAVRKGERDLVVGLDVGTSKVAALVGEYDADGNLSLIGFGQSPTNKGLRRGSVVDIESTSFAIQRAIDAAGAMSNCEIGSVWVGVAGDHVISMDSKGMTGTAGREITAADIHQVVQSAKAVKIPDGQQILYSEPQEFRIDGQDGIRKPQGMTGHRLEADVHIVTTATNNVQNIVKCVERCGLAVTGTVLDPIAAATAVLNDDEKELGVALIDIGGGTTDIAIYTRGALRYTTVLPIAGEQITNDLAYGLTTPPAQAEEIKRKFASLHPLDDRAQDEEIEVPGVSGRQPRRISRDTMMRICRPRVEEILGYIQEAIRRSGYHEMINAGVVLTGGTAAMPGLVELCEDFLQMPTRLGLPQGISGNHDALKNPANATGVGLILHGRRLEAQGGIPAPVGVQAEPPLDRLKRWFKEHF